Proteins from a genomic interval of Paenibacillus sp. RC334:
- a CDS encoding Ig-like domain-containing protein: MKNRWSGFLALVILISSFTSYAGFASAADPVLSKIVLSSNEVTVQQGDTAALTATAIYADGTTSNVTVSTDWKSDNTAIATVYNGTVSGKGEGDATVVATYKDKIQSVQVHVTKKVKALTSSVQSLSLRSSGTGQINLTATYSDNTTAQVSGDATWTSDNQKVATVVNGLVTAQGAGTANIKAVYGQQTVTIAVQVEQVKRLDVSPSEVSLLLKDTEKVKLTATFPDGTVQDVTESAEWSSSNAAVADVLKGTITGYSAGKATITGKYGTMSATISVDVDQTNKLKASESNIFLRLDESKKVQVSAVYPDGTVTDVTDKATWSTSDEKIATVTKGTIMAIGAGSATVTAKYGDKTVSIKADVETSRYLDLSEDKLSLNAKESKKLKLTATYVTGTEEDITDKAEWKSSNEDIAFVSKGEVTGYKTGEATITASYGGKTVTATVSVNVPGDLSLSSKTATIDIDEDYVATLTATYADGRKEDVTQDAEWTSSAEDVASVSKGTITGKAAGKAAVTATYNGKKLTINVQVGLVDRLETDTRVIALGAQETKQLKVTGVKSSGTKTDVTKDATWTTSNVKVVEVSEGLIKANGSGKATVTASYGKQSITFTVEVDVAQQIEADAIALSLKSGDQKTIAIVVKSSDGKEKDVTAQAEWKTLNYKVATVKKGQVTAVGYGKTNIQAKFGGKYITVPVDVDTLKYLQTDEVSLNLKAGQVAKVTATATYKDESEKDVSKPAVWSSSRIIVATVKDGSIKAQGKGKAVITVKYAGKTTKVQVNVQ; the protein is encoded by the coding sequence TTGAAGAATAGATGGTCCGGTTTCTTGGCGTTGGTCATCCTGATCTCAAGTTTTACATCATACGCAGGGTTTGCATCCGCAGCTGATCCGGTGCTTTCCAAGATTGTCCTTTCCTCTAACGAGGTGACTGTGCAGCAGGGAGATACGGCTGCGTTGACGGCTACGGCTATTTACGCCGATGGGACGACTTCAAATGTAACTGTAAGCACGGATTGGAAAAGTGATAATACTGCTATTGCTACGGTATATAACGGTACAGTTTCTGGTAAGGGCGAAGGGGATGCGACTGTGGTTGCAACCTATAAGGATAAGATACAATCGGTTCAGGTACATGTAACGAAAAAGGTTAAGGCGCTCACATCCAGTGTACAAAGCTTGAGCTTGCGTTCAAGCGGCACAGGACAGATCAATCTGACAGCGACTTACAGTGATAACACGACAGCTCAGGTATCGGGTGATGCTACCTGGACCTCGGATAACCAGAAGGTAGCAACCGTAGTTAACGGATTGGTTACCGCTCAGGGAGCAGGTACAGCCAACATTAAGGCCGTATACGGTCAACAAACCGTAACGATTGCTGTGCAGGTAGAACAGGTTAAACGTTTGGATGTCAGTCCATCTGAGGTTTCCCTTTTGCTGAAGGATACCGAGAAGGTCAAATTGACAGCGACCTTCCCGGATGGAACCGTGCAGGATGTTACTGAGTCCGCCGAGTGGAGCTCCAGCAATGCAGCCGTGGCGGATGTACTGAAAGGCACGATTACGGGCTACAGCGCAGGTAAAGCGACGATTACCGGTAAATACGGTACGATGTCTGCTACCATTTCGGTGGATGTCGATCAAACGAATAAGCTGAAAGCCAGCGAATCCAATATTTTTCTCCGTTTGGATGAATCCAAAAAAGTACAGGTTTCTGCGGTGTACCCGGATGGAACGGTAACGGACGTCACGGATAAAGCTACATGGTCCACAAGCGATGAAAAAATTGCGACGGTGACCAAAGGAACGATTATGGCGATTGGAGCGGGTTCGGCTACGGTGACCGCGAAGTATGGCGATAAGACGGTTTCGATTAAGGCAGACGTGGAAACGTCCAGATATCTGGATTTGAGCGAGGACAAGTTGAGCCTGAATGCCAAGGAATCCAAGAAGCTCAAGCTAACCGCGACGTACGTAACAGGTACGGAAGAAGATATCACGGATAAGGCAGAATGGAAATCCAGCAATGAAGATATTGCTTTTGTCAGCAAGGGTGAAGTGACGGGCTATAAAACAGGTGAGGCAACGATCACTGCTTCTTATGGCGGCAAAACAGTCACAGCGACGGTATCTGTGAATGTGCCTGGTGACCTGTCCCTGTCCTCCAAAACAGCAACGATTGATATTGATGAGGATTATGTTGCTACTCTGACCGCTACGTATGCGGATGGTCGTAAGGAAGATGTGACACAGGATGCAGAATGGACTTCAAGCGCGGAAGATGTTGCTTCGGTGTCCAAAGGAACAATTACGGGTAAAGCAGCGGGTAAGGCGGCTGTTACCGCCACTTATAATGGCAAAAAGCTGACCATTAATGTACAAGTCGGTCTCGTAGACCGTTTGGAAACAGACACACGCGTGATTGCGCTTGGTGCCCAGGAAACGAAGCAGTTGAAAGTAACAGGCGTCAAGAGCAGCGGTACAAAAACAGATGTAACCAAGGATGCCACCTGGACTACCAGCAATGTGAAAGTGGTCGAGGTTAGCGAGGGCTTGATCAAAGCGAATGGCAGTGGTAAGGCTACTGTTACAGCTTCTTATGGCAAGCAAAGCATTACATTTACAGTAGAAGTGGATGTAGCGCAACAGATTGAGGCGGATGCTATCGCGTTATCGCTTAAATCAGGAGATCAAAAAACCATCGCAATTGTGGTCAAATCCAGTGATGGCAAAGAAAAGGACGTTACGGCCCAAGCCGAATGGAAAACGTTAAATTATAAGGTAGCTACAGTCAAAAAGGGCCAGGTTACCGCGGTAGGCTACGGTAAAACCAATATTCAAGCGAAGTTTGGCGGGAAATATATCACCGTACCTGTGGATGTCGATACGCTTAAATATTTGCAAACCGACGAAGTCTCGCTGAATTTGAAAGCAGGACAGGTAGCTAAGGTTACGGCTACAGCTACGTATAAGGATGAGTCGGAGAAGGATGTATCCAAGCCGGCAGTCTGGTCCTCGTCCCGAATTATTGTTGCCACGGTCAAAGACGGCAGCATTAAGGCACAGGGTAAAGGTAAAGCTGTGATTACCGTGAAATATGCAGGGAAAACGACGAAGGTACAGGTGAACGTACAGTAA
- a CDS encoding pyridoxamine 5'-phosphate oxidase family protein — MQTPRIGKELFTLLDGKALENKQHEAMMLLTVTEDQWPHIAMISVGEVVALDEGNLRLALWPGTTTTGNMIRTGKATLAVFIGGKAHYVRLSLEHLPMLPGAKHVRERFAAQVFAAREDSAQYADIVTGVTVRLKEPEAVLNRWKKTVAELLM; from the coding sequence ATGCAGACACCAAGGATCGGCAAGGAGCTGTTCACGCTGTTGGACGGCAAGGCATTGGAGAACAAGCAGCATGAAGCGATGATGCTGCTGACGGTCACTGAGGATCAGTGGCCGCATATTGCAATGATTAGCGTAGGCGAGGTTGTAGCGCTGGATGAGGGAAATCTGCGTCTGGCACTATGGCCGGGCACGACTACGACGGGCAACATGATTCGTACCGGGAAGGCGACACTCGCGGTGTTCATCGGCGGGAAGGCGCATTATGTCCGATTGTCGCTGGAGCATTTGCCGATGTTGCCCGGAGCCAAGCATGTACGCGAACGGTTTGCGGCACAGGTATTCGCAGCCCGAGAAGATTCGGCCCAATATGCGGATATTGTGACAGGTGTTACGGTCCGACTCAAGGAGCCGGAAGCAGTGTTAAATCGCTGGAAAAAAACAGTGGCAGAACTGTTAATGTAA
- the sdaAB gene encoding L-serine ammonia-lyase, iron-sulfur-dependent subunit beta, whose product MRFKDVFSIIGPAMTGPSSSHTAGAVRLARVARHWLGVQPDRARMTLYGSFADTYKGHGTDLALIAGLLNYDTDDYRIPDAEQCAEQAGMEVEFAVSGLPAPHPNTVRFELWKGEDQRTLLGSSIGGGNIHVQQLNEFRVNLTGELPTLVLLHSDKPGTLGAVTSALGAADINIAYMHVDRKGRDGEALTAIETDSPAPAELIAELRALPHMYGIKMINLKKGAESDAV is encoded by the coding sequence ATGCGTTTCAAAGATGTATTTTCCATTATCGGTCCGGCTATGACCGGACCCTCCAGCTCACATACCGCTGGCGCGGTGCGGCTCGCACGTGTTGCCAGGCACTGGCTCGGTGTGCAACCTGACCGTGCCCGCATGACGCTGTACGGCTCATTTGCCGATACGTACAAGGGACACGGCACAGACCTGGCACTCATTGCCGGACTGCTGAATTACGATACAGACGACTACCGGATTCCGGATGCTGAGCAATGTGCAGAGCAGGCCGGGATGGAAGTAGAGTTCGCTGTCAGCGGACTGCCCGCCCCTCATCCGAACACGGTCCGCTTCGAGCTATGGAAGGGTGAAGATCAGCGCACGCTGCTAGGCTCCTCCATCGGCGGTGGAAACATTCATGTTCAACAGCTCAACGAATTCCGGGTCAATCTAACCGGAGAGTTGCCTACGCTGGTGCTTCTTCACTCGGATAAGCCCGGAACATTGGGCGCGGTGACTTCAGCGCTGGGCGCGGCTGACATTAACATTGCCTATATGCACGTGGATCGCAAAGGCCGGGATGGCGAAGCGCTCACTGCTATTGAAACCGATAGCCCCGCTCCGGCTGAATTAATTGCCGAGCTGCGGGCTTTGCCTCATATGTATGGAATCAAAATGATTAACTTGAAAAAAGGAGCTGAATCCGATGCGGTTTAG
- a CDS encoding ABC transporter ATP-binding protein translates to MSSEPVLEIKGLTVSFRIKDEYYPAVDHLDLTVNPNEVLAVVGESGCGKSALALSIAQLHDLERTRVEGQILFKGTDLNRLSTGQINKIRGAGIGMIFQDPLTALNPLMSIGKQIEENLDYHTTLSTKQKKVRVLELLESVDIPNPVRVYDQYPHELSGGMRQRVMIAIAIACRPALIIADEPTTALDVTIQSQILDLLKQLQQETGSGIILITHDLGVVAEVADRVVVMYAGEIVESANVFELFRQPQHPYTRSLLASMPGSHTKGEPLHVIGGIVPSLQDIPRNSCRFAPRIPWIQHETHEDHPHLSEISPGHWVRCTCYQHFHFEDEAKGEAAHGTAGAK, encoded by the coding sequence TTGAGTAGCGAGCCGGTGTTGGAGATCAAAGGGTTAACGGTATCTTTTCGCATTAAGGATGAATATTACCCCGCAGTCGACCATCTGGATCTGACGGTCAATCCCAATGAAGTGCTGGCTGTGGTCGGAGAGTCCGGCTGCGGCAAAAGCGCGCTGGCGCTTTCGATAGCACAACTGCACGATCTGGAGCGTACCCGCGTGGAGGGACAGATTCTTTTTAAAGGCACGGATCTGAATCGTCTCTCAACAGGGCAAATAAACAAAATCCGTGGAGCAGGCATCGGCATGATTTTTCAGGACCCGCTGACCGCGCTGAATCCGCTAATGAGCATTGGTAAGCAAATTGAGGAAAACCTTGATTATCATACGACCCTCTCTACGAAGCAGAAAAAGGTGCGTGTGCTGGAATTACTGGAGAGTGTGGATATTCCGAATCCCGTACGTGTATACGACCAGTATCCGCATGAGCTGTCAGGGGGGATGCGGCAGCGTGTGATGATCGCCATTGCCATCGCTTGTCGTCCTGCCCTCATTATTGCAGACGAGCCGACTACAGCGCTCGATGTAACCATTCAATCTCAAATTCTCGACTTGCTCAAGCAGCTTCAACAGGAGACTGGAAGCGGCATTATCCTGATTACGCACGATCTTGGCGTTGTGGCAGAGGTGGCGGACCGCGTGGTGGTCATGTATGCCGGAGAAATCGTGGAAAGCGCCAATGTTTTTGAATTGTTCCGACAGCCCCAGCATCCGTATACGCGCTCTTTGCTCGCATCCATGCCGGGATCACATACCAAGGGAGAACCGTTGCACGTCATCGGAGGAATCGTCCCTTCCTTGCAGGATATTCCCCGCAATAGCTGCCGCTTTGCTCCACGTATCCCCTGGATTCAGCATGAAACGCATGAGGATCATCCCCATTTAAGTGAGATTTCTCCCGGGCATTGGGTCCGCTGTACATGTTATCAGCATTTTCATTTTGAAGACGAGGCAAAGGGGGAAGCTGCTCATGGCACTGCTGGAGCTAAATGA
- a CDS encoding non-oxidative hydroxyarylic acid decarboxylases subunit D, which yields MHICPRCESNRSEVVTRSPVKGAWEVLLCPVCMFTWRTSEPDSITDPAKYKSAFKVNPQDIPNATHVPPIPERVQRRS from the coding sequence ATGCATATTTGTCCCCGTTGTGAATCTAATCGTTCGGAGGTCGTTACCCGTTCGCCAGTTAAAGGCGCCTGGGAGGTCTTGCTGTGTCCTGTATGCATGTTCACATGGCGCACCTCGGAACCAGATAGCATTACTGATCCGGCAAAGTATAAATCGGCGTTCAAGGTGAACCCCCAAGATATTCCGAATGCTACCCATGTCCCTCCTATTCCAGAGCGGGTACAGCGTCGTTCGTAA
- a CDS encoding DUF6359 domain-containing protein, translating to MVKGFRFTGSRLKGMLHLAAIVSLLVGLFVPFGQVKAEGALTVAEALQRQSSGGTVTVEGYVVGHATGSKTANFSAPFANDFNVLIADQASERNTSNLLNVQLTSAYRGPFGLSGHPELIGSKIRVTGALGAYNNFGGVKSPSALELVSGSEPGNPGEPDPGTTLPDGKGKKVLFDNTHAQTAGAADWVIDGAFSDFASGLRNAGFTVDPLNRSIPFTYGEQAITYDKLRPYDVFIIGEANVAFKASEQAALVQYVKNGGSIFFISDHYNADRNKNRWDSSEVMNGYRRGAYSNPAKGMTTEEAASPAMQGLTSSDWLATNFGVRFRYNALGDVNATDIVAADQSFGITKGVRSIAMHAGSTLAIMDPTKAKGIAYIPTGTKKWGNAVDQGVYNGGGRAEGPYAAVAKVGQGKAAFIGDSSPVEDATPKYVREENGQSKKTYDGFKEVDDSTFLVQTVQWLAWKQDYTKLSDVAGLTLDQPTQLLPFEEPAASTEPQPEPWAAPAAGYKWYDPRTFKSGSYGAAS from the coding sequence ATGGTAAAAGGTTTTCGGTTCACAGGTTCACGCTTGAAAGGAATGCTGCATCTGGCGGCAATCGTATCACTGCTGGTAGGACTCTTCGTTCCATTCGGCCAGGTCAAGGCAGAGGGCGCGTTGACGGTAGCGGAAGCGCTTCAGCGTCAAAGCAGCGGAGGTACGGTGACGGTAGAAGGCTACGTCGTCGGACATGCCACTGGATCGAAAACGGCTAATTTCTCTGCCCCATTTGCAAATGATTTTAACGTACTGATTGCGGATCAGGCGAGTGAACGCAATACATCTAATCTGTTAAATGTGCAACTGACATCCGCGTATAGAGGACCATTCGGGCTGTCAGGCCATCCTGAGCTGATCGGCAGCAAAATTCGCGTGACGGGTGCGCTGGGTGCCTATAACAATTTTGGTGGAGTGAAAAGCCCAAGCGCTCTGGAACTGGTAAGCGGAAGCGAGCCTGGGAACCCTGGCGAACCTGATCCTGGTACTACATTGCCGGATGGAAAAGGCAAAAAAGTGCTGTTCGATAATACGCACGCACAGACAGCCGGAGCGGCGGATTGGGTTATAGATGGAGCCTTTTCCGATTTTGCCAGCGGACTGCGTAATGCTGGTTTTACCGTGGACCCGTTGAACCGTTCCATTCCTTTTACCTATGGCGAGCAGGCTATAACGTACGACAAGCTGCGCCCATATGATGTGTTCATCATTGGTGAAGCCAATGTTGCCTTTAAGGCATCCGAGCAAGCTGCTCTGGTTCAATATGTGAAGAATGGAGGCAGTATTTTCTTCATTTCTGACCACTATAACGCAGACCGGAACAAAAACCGTTGGGATTCCTCCGAGGTTATGAACGGCTACCGCCGTGGAGCCTATTCCAATCCGGCCAAAGGGATGACTACAGAAGAAGCTGCATCACCAGCTATGCAGGGACTAACCAGTTCCGACTGGCTGGCAACGAACTTTGGCGTTCGTTTTCGCTACAATGCACTCGGTGACGTAAATGCCACGGATATCGTAGCGGCAGATCAATCCTTCGGCATTACGAAGGGTGTACGTTCGATTGCCATGCATGCTGGTTCTACATTGGCGATTATGGATCCGACCAAGGCTAAAGGAATCGCTTATATTCCTACAGGCACGAAAAAATGGGGCAATGCCGTGGACCAGGGTGTCTATAACGGCGGGGGCCGTGCTGAAGGGCCTTATGCTGCTGTAGCCAAGGTAGGTCAGGGCAAGGCAGCGTTTATCGGTGATTCTTCGCCAGTTGAGGATGCCACGCCGAAATATGTACGTGAGGAAAACGGACAGTCGAAGAAGACGTACGATGGTTTCAAGGAAGTCGACGATTCCACCTTCCTGGTACAAACCGTCCAATGGCTTGCATGGAAGCAGGACTATACGAAGCTGTCCGATGTGGCGGGTCTGACGCTGGACCAGCCAACACAGCTGCTGCCGTTCGAGGAGCCTGCGGCTTCTACAGAACCGCAGCCTGAGCCTTGGGCTGCTCCGGCAGCGGGCTACAAATGGTACGATCCAAGAACGTTCAAGTCCGGCTCCTATGGAGCGGCTTCGTAA
- the sdaAA gene encoding L-serine ammonia-lyase, iron-sulfur-dependent, subunit alpha, whose translation MRFSHLHELGALCAEESTTIGRLMIKEQVQETNTPEEEIFRQMADYYEVMKEAVHRGQTQDTVSRSGLTGGDGKRLAEYLRAGETCSGDASALAMAYALSVSEVNASMGRIVATPTAGSCGVIPGVFISAQERFGWDDEHMVRGLFAAGAIGYVIANNSFISGAEGGCQAEIGSAIGMAAGAMVELRGGTPEQAIHAVGLALKNTLGLICDPVAGLVEIPCIVRNGLGAVTALAAADMALAGVRSAIPSDEVIDVMLEVGSAMPSKHRETAKGGLAQTPTGKRLTESLTRNIPAKKDKS comes from the coding sequence ATGCGGTTTAGCCATCTGCATGAATTAGGTGCCTTGTGCGCCGAGGAATCCACTACGATTGGTCGCCTGATGATCAAGGAACAGGTACAAGAGACGAACACACCGGAGGAAGAAATCTTCCGCCAAATGGCTGATTATTATGAAGTCATGAAGGAGGCCGTTCATCGCGGACAAACACAGGACACTGTATCCCGCAGCGGATTGACAGGCGGCGACGGCAAACGCCTGGCGGAATATTTGCGTGCAGGGGAAACCTGCTCCGGCGATGCCTCGGCACTCGCCATGGCGTACGCCCTTTCCGTGTCAGAGGTCAATGCGTCCATGGGTCGCATTGTCGCCACACCCACCGCAGGCTCATGCGGGGTCATCCCCGGTGTGTTCATCAGCGCGCAGGAGCGGTTCGGCTGGGATGACGAGCATATGGTGCGCGGACTGTTCGCCGCTGGAGCGATTGGCTACGTCATCGCCAACAATTCCTTCATCTCCGGTGCGGAGGGAGGCTGTCAGGCCGAGATTGGCTCAGCCATCGGGATGGCCGCAGGGGCCATGGTCGAGCTGCGCGGCGGTACGCCAGAGCAGGCCATCCATGCAGTGGGCCTCGCGCTCAAGAACACGCTCGGCCTGATTTGCGACCCCGTCGCCGGACTCGTGGAGATTCCGTGCATCGTGCGCAACGGGCTGGGAGCCGTGACCGCGCTTGCCGCCGCGGATATGGCTCTGGCGGGTGTGCGCAGCGCCATCCCGTCTGACGAAGTCATCGACGTGATGCTAGAAGTCGGCAGCGCGATGCCGTCCAAGCACCGCGAGACAGCCAAGGGCGGCCTGGCCCAAACGCCGACCGGCAAGCGTCTGACGGAGTCGCTTACGCGCAACATACCAGCCAAGAAGGATAAGTCGTAG
- a CDS encoding serine hydrolase domain-containing protein, with protein MSRFEKVDQLLQQFIANGPAGCGCAIAQNGQVLYEGYHGYADLEARKPITEDTVYRLFSMTKVIVCAAALMLYERGQFLLNEPLYEYLPEYRNSYVFKTAPNGHTYMDKAETPILIKHIFNMSAGLPYASEYSDTGKAMQKVITALKDKQGKYDLRAEIKALSEVPLAFEPGTRWLYGYGHDLVAGLIEVISGKLLGQFLKDEIFDPLGMKNTGYRYRGDIESRMASFYQRTDTGELEKIEGFLDEHHQPDAVYESGGAGLYSTVKEYLTFSQMLSNGGTIDGVRLLGRKTIDLMRTNHLSTAQLSDFTNSYHTGYGYGLGVRTLIDKAAGHANSSIGEFGWSGAAGTWVSIDPSEQFSVVYMHQLAPNMEEYHHLRLRAAAYSCL; from the coding sequence ATGTCTCGTTTTGAAAAGGTAGATCAGTTATTACAACAATTCATAGCGAATGGGCCAGCAGGTTGTGGTTGTGCCATTGCGCAAAATGGCCAAGTGTTGTATGAAGGGTATCACGGATATGCTGATCTGGAAGCTCGAAAACCAATCACTGAAGATACCGTGTATCGCTTGTTTTCCATGACAAAGGTTATTGTATGTGCGGCTGCACTTATGCTGTATGAACGCGGACAATTTTTGTTGAATGAGCCTTTGTATGAATATTTACCCGAATATCGTAATTCGTATGTATTCAAAACCGCTCCTAACGGACATACCTATATGGATAAAGCGGAGACTCCCATTTTAATTAAGCATATATTCAATATGAGTGCGGGTCTTCCTTACGCTTCCGAGTATTCAGATACAGGAAAAGCTATGCAAAAGGTCATTACAGCGTTAAAGGACAAGCAGGGGAAATATGATCTGCGCGCAGAGATTAAAGCGCTTTCTGAAGTTCCGCTTGCCTTTGAACCGGGAACACGATGGTTATACGGATATGGACATGATCTTGTTGCAGGTCTTATTGAAGTCATTTCAGGAAAATTATTAGGACAATTCCTAAAGGATGAAATTTTTGATCCGCTTGGAATGAAGAATACAGGTTACCGTTATCGTGGAGATATTGAATCGCGTATGGCCTCTTTTTATCAACGGACAGACACCGGAGAGCTTGAAAAAATTGAGGGTTTCTTGGATGAGCATCATCAGCCGGACGCTGTATATGAAAGTGGAGGGGCAGGTTTATATTCGACAGTTAAAGAGTACCTCACATTTTCACAAATGCTGTCGAATGGCGGTACGATAGACGGTGTGAGGCTTTTAGGGAGAAAAACAATTGATTTAATGCGCACCAATCATCTGAGTACAGCCCAATTATCCGATTTTACGAATTCATATCATACAGGTTATGGTTACGGATTGGGCGTGCGCACGTTAATTGATAAAGCGGCTGGACATGCAAACAGCTCTATTGGAGAATTTGGCTGGTCGGGAGCAGCAGGTACTTGGGTTTCTATAGATCCAAGCGAGCAGTTCTCGGTCGTTTATATGCATCAGCTGGCCCCAAATATGGAAGAATACCACCATTTGAGGCTTCGTGCAGCAGCTTACAGCTGTTTGTAA
- a CDS encoding non-oxidative hydroxyarylic acid decarboxylases subunit C encodes MAYKDFRDFLHTLEKEGQLLTISDEVKPEPDLAAANRALNNLGDKTPALFFNNIYGYNAARIAMNVMGSWPNHALMMGMPKNTPLKEQFFEFARRYEQFPMPVKREETAPFHEVEITEDINLFDILPLFRLNQGDGGFYLDKAILVSRDLDDPDTYGKQNVGLYRMQVKGKNRLGIQPVPQHDIAIHIRQAEERGENLKVAIALGCEPVITTAASTPLLYDQSEYEMAGAIQGEPYRVVKAKDADLDLPWGAEVILEGEVLAGEREYEGPFGEFTGHYSGGRAMPVIQINRVYHRKQPIFEHLYIGMPWTETDYMIGVNTSVPLFQQLKDAFPNEIIAVNAMYTHGLVAIISTKTRYGGFAKAVGMRALTTPHGLGYCKLVIVVDEDVDPFNLPQVMWALSTKLHPKHDAVIVPGLSILPLDPGSDPAGMTHKMILDATTPIAPDIRGHYSQPLDSPLGVAEWEKKLSHMLR; translated from the coding sequence ATGGCTTATAAAGACTTTCGCGATTTTCTGCATACCTTGGAAAAGGAGGGGCAACTGCTCACGATCAGCGATGAGGTAAAGCCGGAGCCAGACCTCGCAGCAGCTAACAGAGCGTTAAACAATTTAGGTGATAAGACGCCTGCTCTCTTTTTCAACAATATCTATGGATATAATGCTGCTCGTATTGCAATGAATGTGATGGGCTCCTGGCCCAATCATGCCCTCATGATGGGAATGCCCAAAAATACACCGCTCAAGGAGCAGTTTTTTGAGTTTGCCAGACGCTATGAACAATTTCCAATGCCCGTGAAGCGGGAAGAAACCGCTCCTTTTCATGAAGTGGAGATTACAGAGGATATTAATTTGTTTGATATTTTGCCATTGTTTCGTTTGAACCAGGGAGACGGAGGGTTTTATCTGGATAAAGCGATTTTGGTGTCACGTGATCTGGATGACCCCGACACCTATGGCAAGCAAAATGTAGGCTTGTACCGGATGCAGGTGAAAGGCAAAAACCGTTTGGGTATCCAGCCTGTACCGCAGCATGATATTGCAATCCATATTCGTCAGGCAGAGGAGCGCGGCGAAAATCTGAAGGTAGCTATTGCCCTCGGATGTGAGCCTGTGATTACCACAGCTGCTTCTACGCCGCTGCTGTACGATCAATCGGAATATGAGATGGCGGGCGCCATTCAGGGTGAGCCTTACCGTGTGGTCAAAGCGAAGGATGCGGATCTCGATCTGCCTTGGGGAGCTGAGGTTATTCTGGAAGGTGAAGTGTTGGCGGGTGAACGTGAGTATGAAGGTCCATTCGGTGAATTTACAGGTCACTATTCCGGCGGCCGCGCGATGCCAGTCATTCAGATTAATCGTGTATATCACCGTAAGCAGCCTATATTTGAGCATTTGTACATCGGGATGCCTTGGACGGAAACGGATTATATGATCGGTGTGAATACAAGTGTACCGTTGTTTCAACAGCTCAAGGATGCATTTCCTAATGAAATCATAGCCGTTAATGCCATGTATACGCATGGGCTGGTCGCTATTATTTCCACGAAAACCCGTTATGGCGGCTTTGCGAAGGCTGTGGGGATGCGTGCGCTAACGACTCCGCATGGATTGGGGTATTGCAAGCTGGTGATTGTGGTGGATGAGGATGTCGATCCGTTCAATCTGCCGCAGGTCATGTGGGCGTTATCCACCAAGCTGCATCCGAAGCATGATGCTGTCATTGTGCCGGGCTTGTCTATTTTACCTCTTGACCCCGGCTCTGATCCGGCAGGTATGACGCACAAAATGATATTGGATGCGACGACACCCATAGCACCGGATATTAGAGGCCATTATTCCCAGCCGCTCGATTCCCCGCTTGGTGTAGCAGAATGGGAGAAAAAGTTGAGTCACATGCTTCGTTAA